CCACAGCGGGCGCTCTATAAAAATGTCGCAGGGGCTTCCGGAATCGATCGAGAATCCCGCGCGGCAAACGTCTAAACTCCGGCCCTGATGTGATTGCGTAGGCTTGGGCGTTCACGACGAAGGTTGGCTCCCTTTGGGTGCCAAGGAGCCGATACTGGGCTGATACTGGGCTGATCCAGAGTTTGAACGGATAAACACATAATGCGCTTGCTGGTGCGGTTCATGGGCTTCCTGTTCGCCGCGGGAACAGTGGTGTTCCTTGTCGGTGTCGGGGCCGTGGCAGGCCTGATCTGGCATTTCTCCAAGGACTTGCCGGACTACTCTCAGCTTCAGGATTACGAGCCGCCGGTGATGACGCGCGTCCATGCGGTGGACGGATCGCTAGTCGGCGAATACGCCAAGGAGCGGCGGCTGTATCTGCCGATCCAGGCCGTGCCCAAGCTCGTGATCAACGCGTTTCTCGCGGCCGAGGACAAGAATTTCTACGAGCATGGCGGCATCGACTACACCGGCATGGCGCGCGCAGGTCTGGTCTACATCCAGAACTACGGCTCGAACCGGCGTCCGCAGGGCGCCTCGACCATTACCCAGCAGGTCGCCAAGAACTTCCTTCTGACCAACGAGGTCTCCTTCGCGCGCAAGATCAAGGAAGCCTTGCTGGCGATGCGCATCGAGAAGACCTACTCGAAGGACAAGATCCTCGAGCTGTATCTGAACGAGATCTATCTCGGCCTCGGCGCCTACGGCATTGCGGCGGCGTCGCTGGTCTATTTCGACAAGTCGGTGAACGAGCTGACGGTGGCGGAAGCGTCCTATCTGGCCGCCCTGCCGAAGATGCCCGCGACCCTGCATCCGGTGCGCAACCGCGACCGCGCCATCGAGCGCCGCAATTACGTGATCGATCGTCTGGTGGAGAACGGCTGGGTCAAGCAGGCCGATGCCGACAAGGCGCGCAAGGAGCCGCTCGCCGTCACCAGCCGGTCCAACGGCGCCCACACCTTCGCCGGCGAATATTTCGCCGAGGAAGTCCGCCGCGACATCTTCGAACGCTATGGCGAGAAGAAGCTGTATGAAGGCGGCCTGTCCGTCCGCACCACACTCGATCCGAAGATCCAGGTCATGGCGCGAAAGGCGATGGTGGCCGGCCTCGTGAATTATGACGAGCAGCAGGGCTATCGCGGCGCCATGAGCAAGCTCGACATTTCGGGCGATTGGGGCGTGAAGCTCGCCGAGATCAAGTCGCTCTCCGACATCTCGCCATGGCGCATGGCCGTGGTGCTGGAAACCAGTGATCAGTCGGCGCGCATCGGCTTCCAGCCGGGCCGCGAGCTCGGCGGCGCGGTGAGCAAGCAGCGCGAGACCGGCATCGTCACGGTCGACGGCGTGCGTTGGGCGCGGGCCCTGCAGGGCGGCACAAGGGGCAAGACGCCGACGGCGGTGTCGCAGGTGCTTCAGCCCGGCGATGTCATCTATGCCGACCCACTCTACAAGGACGGTCATCCCGTCGAAGGCCAGTACCGCCTCCGCCAGATCCCGGAAGTCTCCGGAGCGATGGTGGCGATGGATCCCTGGACCGGCCGCGTGCTCGCGATGGTCGGCGGTTTCTCCTTCGACCAGAGCCAGTTCAATCGCGCCACGCAGGCCTATCGGCAGCCGGGTTCGTCGTTCAAGCCGATCGTCTATTCGGCCGCGCTCGACAACGGCTATACGCCGTCGACCGTCGTGCTCGACGCGCCGATCGAAATCGACCAGGGCCAGGGCGCCGGCGTGTGGCGGCCTGAAAACTTCTCCTCGGGCAAGTTCCAGGGACCGGTGACACTGCGCAACGCGCTGCGGCAATCGCTGAATACCGTGACGGTGCGCCTGGCGCAGGACATCGGCATGCCGCTGATCGGCGAATATTCACGCCGGTTCGGCGTCTATGATGAGCTGCCGAATTATCTCTCCTACGCGCTCGGCGCCGGCGAGACGACGGCGATGCGCATGGTCACGGCCTATTCGATGCTCGCCAATGGCGGCCGCCGGGTGAAGCCGACCTTGATCGACCGCATCCAGGACCGCTACGGCCACACCATCTTCAAGCACGACCAGCGCGAATGCCGCGGCTGCGACGCCCCGGGCGGCTGGAAGAACCAGCCCGAGCCGCAGCTGATCGACCGCCGCGAGCAGGTGCTCGATCCCATGACTGCCTATCAGATCACCGAGCTGATGGAAGGCGTGGTGCAGTCCGGTACGGCCACGGTGATCAAGGAGGTCGGCAAGCCGGTCGCCGGCAAGACCGGCACCACTAACGAGGCCAAGGACGCCTGGTTCGTCGGCTTCTCCCCTGATATCGCGGTCGCGGTCTACATGGGCTATGACAAGCCGCGCCCGCTCGGAAAGGGCAATGCTGCGACCGGCGGCCATCTCGCTGCGCCGATCGTGCGTGACTTCCTCAAGCTCGCGCTCGCCGACAAGCCGGCGGTTCCGTTCAAAGTGCCGGCCGGCATCAAGCTCGTGCGCGTCGCCGCCAAGACCGGCATGCGTGCCGGCCCCGGCGAGACCGGCGGAACCATCCTCGAAGCCTTCAAGCCGGGCACGGCGCCGCCGGATAATTATTCGGTGATCGGCGTTGCCGACGCCGACGCACGCGGCGGAATGTCGGCGCAGCAGCAGCCGGATTCCGGCTTCCTCATGCGGCCGGGCACCGGCGGGCTGTGGTAATGGATAACGCCTGATACGGGGAGGGGGGGCCGGTTGCGCTTTCGAGCCGTCGCCGCTACATCCCATCTCGAATTGCACGCGGGATTCCGCGAGATCAGAGAACGACATGCGCGCCGAAATCGAACGGTTGGTAGAAGAGATCAAGCAGTCAGTCGGGCTGCTGAGGAGGCATCTTTGACGTCGAGAAATCGACGGCGCGCCTCGCTGAGCTGAACAAGCTCGCAGAAGATCCCAACCTCTGGAACGATCCCCAGAAAGCCCAGAAGCTGATGCAGGAGCGCACCTCGCTCGAGGATTCGCTGTCGGGCATCGGCAAGGTCGAGCAGGAGCTCGAAGACGACATTGGCATGATCGAGCTCGGCGAGGCCGAGGGCGATGAAGGTGTCGTCGCCGAGGCCGAAGTCGCGCTGAAGAACCTCAAGAAAGAGGTGGCGCGGCGCGAGCTCGAGGCGCTGCTGTCGGGCGAGGCCGATCGCTTCGATTCCTATCTCGAAGTCCATGCCGGCGCCGGCGGCACCGAGAGCCAGGACTGGGCGCAGATGCTGCTGCGCATGTACACGCGCTGGGCCGAGACGCATGGTTTCAAGGTCGAGTACCTCGAAGAGTCCGAGGGCGAAGAAGCCGGCATCAAGTCGGCGACGATCCAGGTCTCCGGCCATAACGCCTATGGCTGGCTGAAGACCGAAGCCGGCGTGCATCGCCTCGTGCGCATCTCGCCGTTCGATTCCAACGCGCGGCGGCACACCTCGTTCTCGAGCGTGCAGGTGTTCCCCGTCATCGACGACAGCATCAAGATCGATATCAAGGAATCCGACGTCCGCGTCGACACCATGCGCTCGGGCGGCGCCGGCGGTCAGCACGTCAACAAGACCGAATCCGCTGTGCGCCTGACGCACATTCCGACCGGCGTTGCCGTGGTCTGCCAGGCCGGCCGCTCCCAGCACAAGAACCGGGCGCAGGCCTGGGACATGTTGCGTGCGCGGCTCTACGAGATCGAGCTGAAGAAGCGCGAGGAGAAGGCGGCCGCCGACCAGGCCGCCAAGACCGATATCGGCTGGGGTCACCAAATCCGCTCCTACGTTCTCCAACCCTATCAGATGGTGAAGGATCTGCGCACTGGCGTGCAGACCTCCGACACCTCGGGCGTGCTCGGCGGCGATCTCGACGAGTTCATGGCCGCGACGCTGGCGCAGCGCGCCTTCGGCACCACGACCGGCGATATCGAGGACGTGGACTGATCATGCCGCGCATCGCCTTCATCGGGCTTGGGCGGATGGGCCACGGGATGGCCGGCCGCTACCTCGATGCCGGCTTCACGGTGACGGTCTGGAATCGTAGCAAGGCCAAGGCGGAAGATCTGATCGCACGCGGCGCGCTTTGGACGACCTCGCCGGAGGATGCCGCGATCGATGCCGACGCGGTCGTGACCATGGTTGCCGACGACGAGGCCTCGCGCGCGGTATGGCTCGGGCCGACCGGCGCGGCCAAGACCGCCAAGGCTGGCACCATCGCGATCGAATGCTCCACCGTCTCCTATGACCACGCCCGCGAGATGGGCCGCGAGCTCAATGCGCGCGGGCTGATCTACATCGACTGCCCCGTGACCGGATTGCCTGACGCGGCAGCGGCCGGGAAGTTGACGCTGCTTGCCGGCGCCGATGCCGCTGATCTCGAACGCGCGCGGCCTTTTCTCGAACCGATCGGCTCGACCATCCGCCATTTCGGCCCGGTCGGCGCCGGCACCGTCTACAAGCTCATCAACAATCTCCTGGGTGCGATCCAGATCGCGGGCCTTGCCGAGGGCCTCGCGATCGCCGAGCAGGCCGGGCTCGATATGAAGCTGGTGCTGGAGTCGATCCAGGCGGGCGTGGCCGCGAGTCCGCAAGTAGCGCGCCACTCCAAGCGCATGGTCGCGCGCGATTTCAGCGGCGCGACCTTCACGGCGGCGCTCCGGCACAAGGATGCCGCCTATGCGGTGAGGCTTGCCGAGAGCCTGCTCGCCGACAAGCCGCTGGTCGCGCGCGCAGCGGTCGAGGCCTACGCTCAGGCGAAGGCGGCGATGCCTGACGAGGACGAGGGCAGGATGATCGAGCTGGTGTCGCAGCCGAAGAAGCCGTCCTTGTAGGCGCATTGACATGGGGCAGCCTCGTTCGGAACGCGGTCTCGGCATTGCCCTCGTCGTCGCTGCCGCGATTGCCTGGAGCACCGCGCCGTTCTTCACCCGGCTACTGCCGTTCGATCCCTGGACCATCCTGTTCTGGCGCGGACTGTTCGCCGGCAGCCTGATCACCCTCATTCTTGTCGTGATGCAGGGCCGTGCCGCATTGTGGCAAGTGGTCATGCCGAGCCGCGACGGCTTACTGGTCGCATCCTTGTCCGCGGTGGGAATGGTTACGTTCATTCCGGCGCTGCAGATGACGAGCGTGATGAACGTGGCGGTGCTGATTGCGGCGCAGCCCTTCGTCGCGGCCGCCCTGGTGGCTGTGGCTCGGCGAGGCTGCGACGTGGCGCAC
This genomic stretch from Bradyrhizobium daqingense harbors:
- the prfB gene encoding peptide chain release factor 2 (programmed frameshift) — its product is MRAEIERLVEEIKQSVGLLRRHLDVEKSTARLAELNKLAEDPNLWNDPQKAQKLMQERTSLEDSLSGIGKVEQELEDDIGMIELGEAEGDEGVVAEAEVALKNLKKEVARRELEALLSGEADRFDSYLEVHAGAGGTESQDWAQMLLRMYTRWAETHGFKVEYLEESEGEEAGIKSATIQVSGHNAYGWLKTEAGVHRLVRISPFDSNARRHTSFSSVQVFPVIDDSIKIDIKESDVRVDTMRSGGAGGQHVNKTESAVRLTHIPTGVAVVCQAGRSQHKNRAQAWDMLRARLYEIELKKREEKAAADQAAKTDIGWGHQIRSYVLQPYQMVKDLRTGVQTSDTSGVLGGDLDEFMAATLAQRAFGTTTGDIEDVD
- a CDS encoding NAD(P)-dependent oxidoreductase: MPRIAFIGLGRMGHGMAGRYLDAGFTVTVWNRSKAKAEDLIARGALWTTSPEDAAIDADAVVTMVADDEASRAVWLGPTGAAKTAKAGTIAIECSTVSYDHAREMGRELNARGLIYIDCPVTGLPDAAAAGKLTLLAGADAADLERARPFLEPIGSTIRHFGPVGAGTVYKLINNLLGAIQIAGLAEGLAIAEQAGLDMKLVLESIQAGVAASPQVARHSKRMVARDFSGATFTAALRHKDAAYAVRLAESLLADKPLVARAAVEAYAQAKAAMPDEDEGRMIELVSQPKKPSL
- a CDS encoding penicillin-binding protein 1A, coding for MRLLVRFMGFLFAAGTVVFLVGVGAVAGLIWHFSKDLPDYSQLQDYEPPVMTRVHAVDGSLVGEYAKERRLYLPIQAVPKLVINAFLAAEDKNFYEHGGIDYTGMARAGLVYIQNYGSNRRPQGASTITQQVAKNFLLTNEVSFARKIKEALLAMRIEKTYSKDKILELYLNEIYLGLGAYGIAAASLVYFDKSVNELTVAEASYLAALPKMPATLHPVRNRDRAIERRNYVIDRLVENGWVKQADADKARKEPLAVTSRSNGAHTFAGEYFAEEVRRDIFERYGEKKLYEGGLSVRTTLDPKIQVMARKAMVAGLVNYDEQQGYRGAMSKLDISGDWGVKLAEIKSLSDISPWRMAVVLETSDQSARIGFQPGRELGGAVSKQRETGIVTVDGVRWARALQGGTRGKTPTAVSQVLQPGDVIYADPLYKDGHPVEGQYRLRQIPEVSGAMVAMDPWTGRVLAMVGGFSFDQSQFNRATQAYRQPGSSFKPIVYSAALDNGYTPSTVVLDAPIEIDQGQGAGVWRPENFSSGKFQGPVTLRNALRQSLNTVTVRLAQDIGMPLIGEYSRRFGVYDELPNYLSYALGAGETTAMRMVTAYSMLANGGRRVKPTLIDRIQDRYGHTIFKHDQRECRGCDAPGGWKNQPEPQLIDRREQVLDPMTAYQITELMEGVVQSGTATVIKEVGKPVAGKTGTTNEAKDAWFVGFSPDIAVAVYMGYDKPRPLGKGNAATGGHLAAPIVRDFLKLALADKPAVPFKVPAGIKLVRVAAKTGMRAGPGETGGTILEAFKPGTAPPDNYSVIGVADADARGGMSAQQQPDSGFLMRPGTGGLW